ATAAGGGTGCTTACTGCCAAGCAGCGCGGGCTAGCCATTCTAAACGAGAGGTGCTAGCCAGAATCGCAGCATTTTCGCTTTCGCTTTTGGCCGCAAACAATTGGGCCCGTTTGGGCGTCTTAGGCCCATTGTTTTCCTCCTAATTTCTGATTTACCCATGACCAAACACTGGTTTATTACCGGCGTCAGCACCGGCTTTGGCAAGCACCTGGCCGAGCTGGCCCTCGCCAAAGGCGACAAGGTAGCCGCCACTTTTCGCCAGCCAGACCAAGCCGACGAGTTTACCCAAAAAGCGGGCGCCAACGGCCTTGGGCTGGTAGCCGACGTGGCCGATGAGGCGGCCGTTAAGCAAGCCGTGGCCGACGCCATTGCCCGGCTCGGCCACCTCGACGTGGTGGTGAATAACGCCGGCTACGGCTCGCTAGGCCCCATCGAGGAGGTGCCCGACGAAGAGGTGCAGCGGCAGTTCGACATCAACGTGTTTGGGCCATTGCGGGTGCTGCGCGCCGTGCTGCCGCACCTGCGCGAGCGCAAGAGCGGCCACATTCTCAACATCACGAGCATTGGCGGGCTGCGGGCTTTTCCGGGGGTGGGCATCTACAACGGCTCCAAATTCGCCCTCGAAGGCATCGGCGAGAGCCTAGCCGCGCAGGTAGGGCCGCTCGGCATTCACGTTACCAATGTGGAGCCCAGCGGCTTCCGCACCGACTGGGCCGGGCGCTCGGCCACGTATACCGAGCCGGCCATTGCCGACTACCGCCCCACGGCGGGCCAGAACCTGGCCAACATTCAGAAAGCCAGCGGCAACCAGCCCGGCGACCCCGAGCGCGCCGCCCAGGCCATGTTTGACCTCGTGCGCATGGAAAACCCGCCCGTGCACCTGCCGCTGGGCAAGGCCGCCGTGAAGGGCGCGCTCGATAAGTTTACGACCATCAAGGCCGAAATCGAGCAGTACGCCCACATCGGCAACGGGGCTGATTTCCCGGAATAGCCCGGCATACATTTGTCGATAAAGCCCGTCGTGTTGCGCCCCGCGTAGTACGACGGGCTTTATTTTGTGCAGAACCCTAGCCACCCGCGCGCTTATCTTCACCCCATGCCAACCAAGCCTGCCGCCAATGATTTTGAAGCCCAGAGCTGGCAGCACTTGCAAGACCTGCTGTTTCGCGAAACCTGGGATGCCCGGCTGGGGCGCTACCGCTCACCGTTTGTGTACCGGGGCATGCGCAGCTTTGGCTATACGCTCAGTACCAGCTTACAGCGGCTAGGGGGCAATTATCACCTCTTGGAGCACCACCTGCTGCGCAACTTCCGTAAGTATGCCCGCGATACCACTACCCCGCCCAGCGCCACCGTGTGGGACTGGCTGGCCCTGGCCCAGCACCATGGCCTGCCCACGCGCCTGCTCGACTGGACGTACTCGCCCTACGTGGCCCTGCATTTTGCCACCGACGACCTGACGGCCTACCACCAGGACGGCATTATTTGGGCCCTGAACTACGTGAAGGCCGCCGAGCATTTGCCGCCCATCCTGCGCGACGCGCTGGCCGGCGAAGGCTCCAATGTGTTCACCACCGAGCTGCTAGCCCCCACCCTGCCGAGCCTGCCCACGCTGTCCGGCTTGCAGGCCGAGCCCTTTGTGCTGTTTCTGGAGCCGCCCTCGCTCGATGCGCGCATCGTGCATCAGTACGCGCTGTTTTCGCTCATGAGCACGCCCGAGGCCATGCTGCACACCTGGCTCATGCAACACCCCGAATTGTACTTTCGCATTCGCCTGCCCGCTAGCCTCAAGTGGGAAGTGCGCGATAAACTGGACCAGGCCAACATCACCGAGCGCGTTCTAATGCCCGGGCTAGGCGGCCTCAGCCGCTGGCTGCACCGCCACTACTCGGCCGCCCAAGGCCGCCCGGCCACGGGCGAAAACGCTGAATTGCTCGGCTGATTTTAGCTGTTTAATAGGCTGATACCGCTATTCAGCGAGAATTGTCACGCACTGAGCGATTTTTATAAGGGACTTGCAGGCTGTCAATGTTAATTTTGTATTGTAAATGTTGCGCAACGGCTCGCTTTTTGCTGCCTACCGTTGCACAGCAGGCCTGGCCAGCGGAACCCCGTTCCGCGCTTTAGCCGCTAGTATCGCCCCGGCCCGGCCGGCGCACCGAGTTGGTTTTCTTGTGGAAAAGGAACCTGTTGGAAAGGCTCGTCCCGCGTGGGGCGAGTCTTTTTGTTTTTACGAAAGG
The genomic region above belongs to Hymenobacter sp. BRD128 and contains:
- a CDS encoding FRG domain-containing protein, whose translation is MPTKPAANDFEAQSWQHLQDLLFRETWDARLGRYRSPFVYRGMRSFGYTLSTSLQRLGGNYHLLEHHLLRNFRKYARDTTTPPSATVWDWLALAQHHGLPTRLLDWTYSPYVALHFATDDLTAYHQDGIIWALNYVKAAEHLPPILRDALAGEGSNVFTTELLAPTLPSLPTLSGLQAEPFVLFLEPPSLDARIVHQYALFSLMSTPEAMLHTWLMQHPELYFRIRLPASLKWEVRDKLDQANITERVLMPGLGGLSRWLHRHYSAAQGRPATGENAELLG
- a CDS encoding oxidoreductase, which codes for MTKHWFITGVSTGFGKHLAELALAKGDKVAATFRQPDQADEFTQKAGANGLGLVADVADEAAVKQAVADAIARLGHLDVVVNNAGYGSLGPIEEVPDEEVQRQFDINVFGPLRVLRAVLPHLRERKSGHILNITSIGGLRAFPGVGIYNGSKFALEGIGESLAAQVGPLGIHVTNVEPSGFRTDWAGRSATYTEPAIADYRPTAGQNLANIQKASGNQPGDPERAAQAMFDLVRMENPPVHLPLGKAAVKGALDKFTTIKAEIEQYAHIGNGADFPE